A genome region from Leptodactylus fuscus isolate aLepFus1 chromosome 6, aLepFus1.hap2, whole genome shotgun sequence includes the following:
- the PXMP4 gene encoding peroxisomal membrane protein 4, translating into MAGAVFPRSLLRAVNELLKRKRYRAALAVVKGFRNGAVYGAKIRAPHALVMTFLFKSGSLKEKLKAILQATFTHSRNLAYFVFTYKGLLAAQEKIQGSKWQFHSFLAACVGGWLVFGENNHINSQINMYLLSRVLFALAKLSVEKGYIPEPKHEVFPWFAALVWGFVLWLFEYHRHTLQPSLQSSMTYLYDDSNIWHDISDFLVYNKPKPVK; encoded by the exons ATGGCAGGAGCCGTGTTCCCGAGGTCTCTGCTCCGAGCTGTCAATGAGCTGCTCAAGAGGAAGAGATACCGAGCGGCTCTGGCCGTGGTCAAAGGATTCCGTAATGGAGCCGT GTATGGGGCTAAAATCCGGGCCCCACACGCACTGGTGATGACATTCTTGTTTAAAAGTGGAAG TCTGAAAGAGAAGCTGAAGGCGATCCTGCAGGCGACATTCACACATTCACGGAATCTGGCTTACTTCGTCTTCACCTATAAGGGTCTCCTGGCAGCTCAAGAGAAAATACAAGGAAGCAAATGGCAATTCCACTCCTTCCTGGCAGCTTGTGTAGGCGGATGGCTGGTGTTCGGAGAGAATAATCACATTAATAGCCAG ATCAATATGTACCTGTTATCTCGCGTCCTTTTCGCTCTTGCAAAACTGTCGGTTGAGAAAGGTTATATCCCTGAACCTAAACACGAGGTGTTTCCCTGGTTTGCCGCCTTAGTTTGGGGTTTCGTGCTGTGGCTCTTTGAATACCACAGACACACTCTGCAGCCATCTTTGCAGTCCTCCATGACTTATCTGTACGACGACAGCAATATCTGGCACGACATCTCCGACTTCTTGGTATACAACAAACCTAAGCCTGTAAAATAG
- the E2F1 gene encoding transcription factor E2F1: MSQDFGVTYGCVEGELGTVWESGGTIHVAEQQIVIISTPDVPGDGSANAGLSEAELMLFTTPQGPSPGCAGQKPTLGRPPVKRKLDLEAGHKYIAEGLQTPRGKTRNPARGVKSPGERSRYETSLNLTTKRFLELLSKSADGVVDLNWAAQVLNVQKRRIYDITNVLEGIHLITKKSKNHIQWLGNRSVVESNSRYQMLAKDCQELLTTEQHLDELLHMCTTQLKLLTEESESQQLGYVTCQDLRSIADPSERMLMVIKAPPETQMQVSDPSEALQISLKSTHGPIDVFLCPDDSSGVCSPVKSPTKAPNSSDNSPSKQSPNGSSALTPSQDMGIGLLPCDQESLLSPETDLPLSYSTEDLHLSPVTAAVLPDFLSDEFISLSPPLSHEYHFGLENSEGVSELFDCDFSDLTSLDLCNEY, translated from the exons ATGTCCCAGGACTTTGGGGTCACTTATGGATGCGTCGAAGGAGAACTTGGGACAGTTTGGGAAAGCGGGGGCACCATCCATGTGGCCGAACAGCAGATTGTCATTATATCGACTCCGGACGTCCCTGGAGATGGATCCGCAAACGCCGGCCTCAGTGAGGCTGAACTGATGCTTTTTACAACCCCACAAGGACCAAGCCCAGGATGTGCGGGGCAGAAGCCAACCCTTGGACGGCCTCCG GTGAAAAGAAAGTTGGATTTGGAGGCAGGACACAAGTATATTGCAGAAGGACTtcagacaccgcgtggaaagacAAGAAATCCTGCTAGAG GTGTGAAGTCTCCAGGAGAGAGATCCCGATACGAGACCTCACTGAACCTTACAACCAAGAGGTTTCTGGAGCTTCTTAGCAAGTCTGCCGATGGGGTGGTCGATCTAAACTGGGCTGCCCAGGTGCTAAATGTGCAGAAGAGGAGGATCTATGACATCACCAATGTGCTGGAAGGGATCCACTTGATCACCAAAAAATCTAAAAACCACATCCAGTGGCT AGGGAACAGATCCGTGGTGGAGTCTAACTCTCGATACCAGATGTTGGCCAAAGACTGTCAGGAGCTTCTGACCACGGAGCAGCACTTAGATGAACTGCTTCACATGTGCACCACACAGCTGAAACTTCTTACCGAGGAGTCTGAGAGCCAACA ATTGGGGTATGTGACTTGCCAGGACCTCCGTAGTATAGCTGACCCCTCCGAGCGCATGCTGATGGTGATTAAAGCCCCTCCAGAAACACAGATGCAAGTTTCAGATCCTTCAGAG GCCCTGCAGATTTCTCTTAAGAGCACCCATGGACCCATTGACGTGTTCCTCTGTCCAGATGACTCTTCTGGGGTTTGCAGTCCAGTTAAAAGCCCTACCAAAGCTCCTAATTCTTCTGACAACTCGCCCAGCAAACAGAGCCCAAATGGGTCCTCGGCGCTGACACCTTCTCAGGACATGGGTATAGGGTTGCTTCCTTGTGACCAAG AGTCTTTGCTCTCGCCGGAGACAGATCTCCCCCTGAGTTACTCCACAGAAGACCTTCACCTGTCCCCTGTCACCGCCGCGGTCCTGCCAGACTTCCTTTCAGATGAGTTCATCAGTttgtctcctcccctctcccacgAGTACCACTTTGGGCTGGAGAACAGCGAGGGTGTAAGCGAACTGTTCGACTGTGATTTTAGCGACCTGACATCTCTGGACTTGTGCAATGAATACTGA